In a genomic window of Telopea speciosissima isolate NSW1024214 ecotype Mountain lineage chromosome 5, Tspe_v1, whole genome shotgun sequence:
- the LOC122662156 gene encoding rop guanine nucleotide exchange factor 1-like codes for MGSVSSEDGFDQQSERFGSYSLSADVSESESSSSFSCRRYDGEGASSSLASSPLAGRPLTVNSGFPAPPLMLPVIGGRDVVVSDEKPEKPETELSEVEMMKERFAKLLLGEDMSGGGKGVCTALAISNAITNLSATVFGELWRLEPLAPQKKAMWCREMEWLLSVSDSIVELIPSLQEFPGGGTFEVMVTRPRSDLYINLPALKKLDAMLLSILDGFRDTEFWYVDRGIIVAEAGDGDAYPSSSSLGRPSIRQEEKWWLPCPKVPPNGLSEDSRKRLQQCRDCGNQILKAAMAINSSVLAEMEIPNAYLETLPKSGKACLGEIIYRYITANQFSTECLLDCLDLSSEHHTSEVANRIEAAVHVWRLKGQKKRSNHAKSGRSSWGGKVKGLIGEMEKSQILAQRAETLLQSLRTRYPGLPQTALDMNKIQYNKDVGQSILESYSRVMESLAFNIMARIDDLLYVDDAIRQCAVAESMSLFGRGGLGGLPIQKRISPSPFSIQRSSYASPFATPTFNATPVVGSPGRGNPSSRKKNHKGLQDSKLDKSADVDRIWSYAGNLSSRKDAGDAPERD; via the exons ATGGGTAGTGTGTCGTCTGAGGATGGTTTTGATCAGCAGAGCGAACGGTTTGGGAGTTATAGTTTGAGTGCTGACGTCAGTGAGTCGGAGAGTTCGAGTAGTTTCTCTTGTCGGCGCTACGATGGTGAGGGAGCTTCAAGTTCTCTCGCGTCTTCTCCCCTTGCCGGACGTCCGCTAACGGTTAATTCAGGTTTTCCGGCGCCGCCTTTGATGTTACCCGTCATCGGTGGGAGAGACGTTGTGGTTTCGGATGAGAAGCCGGAAAAACCGGAGACAGAATTGTCTG AAGTTGAGATGATGAAGGAGCGATTCGCTAAGCTTCtgcttggagaagacatgtCGGGTGGGGGTAAGGGAGTATGTACTGCTTTGGCAATTTCCAATGCCATTACTAATTTATCTG CTACAGTTTTTGGGGAGCTATGGAGGCTGGAGCCATTGGCGCCGCAGAAGAAGGCAATGTGGTGCAGAGAGATGGAATGGCTTTTAAGCGTGAGCGATTCGATTGTGGAACTCATTCCTTCGTTGCAAGAATTTCCTGGTGGTGGGACATTCGAGGTCATGGTTACTCGACCGCGCTCTGATCTCTACATAAACCTTCCAGCCCTTAAGAAGCTTGATGCCATGTTGCTAAGCATCCTTGATGGCTTCCGCGATACTGAGTTTTGGTACGTGGATCGAGGGATAATTGTGGCTGAAGCTGGTGATGGTGATGCgtatccttcttcttcctctctcggGAGACCTTCTATTAGGCAGGAAGAGAAGTGGTGGCTCCCCTGCCCCAAGGTTCCCCCCAATGGTTTGTCTGAAGATTCAAGAAAGAGATTGCAGCAATGTAGGGATTGTGGAAATCAGATCCTTAAGGCAGCCATGGCAATCAATAGTAGTGTCCTTGCCGAGATGGAAATTCCGAATGCTTACTTAGAGACTTTACCGAAG AGTGGAAAAGCTTGTTTGGGTGAAATCATCTACCGCTATATAACTGCGAACCAGTTCTCCACAGAGTGTCTTCTTGATTGCTTAGACCTGTCTTCGGAGCACCACACTTCGGAGGTAGCAAACAGGATTGAGGCTGCAGTGCATGTTTGGAGGCTGAAAGGCCAGAAAAAACGTTCAAATCATGCAAAATCTGGCCGGTCGTCATGGGGTGGAAAAGTTAAGGGTCTCATCGGGGAGATGGAAAAGAGTCAGATTTTAGCACAACGTGCTGAGACTCTCTTACAGAGCTTGAGGACACGGTATCCTGGCCTCCCTCAGACTGCTCTGGATATGAACAAGATCCAATACAACAAG GATGTGGGGCAGTCAATCCTTGAGAGCTACTCAAGGGTGATGGAGAGCTTAGCCTTTAACATAATGGCGAGGATTGATGATCTCCTTTATGTGGATGATGCTATCAGGCAATGTGCTGTGGCGGAGTCAATGTCTTTGTTTGGACGGGGAGGATTGGGTGGTCTTCCCATACAGAAGCGGATTTCCCCTAGCCCCTTCTCTATTCAACGATCGTCTTACGCATCTCCATTTGCCACACCAACCTTCAATGCCACTCCAGTAGTTGGAAGTCCTGGGAGGGGAAATCCctcatcaaggaagaagaatcaCAAGGGATTGCAGGATTCAAAGTTAGATAAATCTGCAGATGTAGATAGAATTTGGTCATATGCTGGAAACCTCAGTAGTAGAAAAGATGCCGGAGATGCTCCGGAACGGGACTGA